The following DNA comes from Mycolicibacterium aromaticivorans JS19b1 = JCM 16368.
GGGGAGCCGTCGCCGTCATCCCCCTTCACGCCGCTGACAACCGGGACGATCAAGACCGCCGACTGCGCGCGCTTGGGCAGCGAGGTCGCGACGGTGACAGTGGGGGCGGCGTATCCAGGTTCGGTGCTCACGAGGGTTCACAGTAGACGCGGGGCACTAGTGTTGTTGGCCGTGACCGACACATCGGAACTCCTGTACGGGCCGCTCGACAGTCAGCACCGCGAACTCGGCGCCACCTTCGCGCCGTTCGGTGGCTGGCTGATGCCGGTGTCCTACGCCGGCACGGTCGGTGAGCACACCGCCACCCGCGAGGCCGTCGGCCTCTTCGACGTCAGCCACCTGGGCAAAGCTCTGGTGGTCGGCCCGGGCGCGGCTGAGTTCATCAACTCCACGCTGACCAACGACCTGCGCCGGATCGGTCCCGGCAAGGCCCAGTACACCCTGTGCTGCACGCCTGAGGGTGGGGTGATCGACGACCTGATCGCCTACTACGTCAGCGACGACGAGATCTTCCTGGTGCCCAACGCCGCCAACACCGCCGCTGTCGTCGAGGCGCTGCAAGCTGCTGCGCCGGAGGGTATTTCGATCACCGATCAGCACCGCTCGTATGCCGTGCTGGCGGTTCAGGGCCCGCGCTCCGCCGACGTGCTGGCCGCGCTGGGGCTGCCCACCGACATGGACTACATGGGATACGCCGACGCCACGTACTCCGGTGTGCCGGTGCGGGTGTGCCGGACCGGATACACCGGTGAGCACGGTTACGAGCTGTTGCCGCCGTGGGACTCCGCACCCGTGGTGTTCGACGCGCTCGTCGCCGAGGTGCAGTCCGCAGGCGGACAACTCGCCGGTCTGGGCGCCCGCGACACCCTGCGCACCGAGATGGGCTACCCGCTGCACGGACACGAGCTGTCACTGGACATTTCGCCGCTGCAGGCCCGCTGCGGCTGGGCGATCGGCTGGAAGAAGGACGCGTTCTTCGGCCGCGACGCGCTGCTGGCCGAGAAGCAGGCCGGCCCGCGCAGGCTGCTTCGGGGCCTGCGGGCCACCGGCCGCGGCGTGCTGCGTCCTGACCTGACCGTGCTGAACGGCGCAGTGCCGGTGGGTGTCACTACGTCGGGCACGTTCTCGCCGTCGCTGAAAGTCGGTATCGCCCTTGCCCTCATCGACACCGACGCCGGGATCGTCGACGGCGCTCTGGTCACCGTCGACGTGCGCGGCCGCCCGCTCGAATGCGAAGTGGTCAAGCCGCCGTTCGTCGAGGTCAAAACCCGGTAGCGGCGGGCAGGAGCGAAGCGACCCGGGGAAATCGGCTAGCCGGCCGGTCTACAATTTCAGCTATGACCACCCCCCTCGAGTTCACGGTTGAGCGCAACGCGAATCCGGCGACCGACGAGGTACGGGCTCAGATTCTGGCCGACCCTGGTTTCGGGCGGTTCCACACCGACCACATGGTGTCGGTGCTCTACACCGACGAACTC
Coding sequences within:
- the gcvT gene encoding glycine cleavage system aminomethyltransferase GcvT; the protein is MTDTSELLYGPLDSQHRELGATFAPFGGWLMPVSYAGTVGEHTATREAVGLFDVSHLGKALVVGPGAAEFINSTLTNDLRRIGPGKAQYTLCCTPEGGVIDDLIAYYVSDDEIFLVPNAANTAAVVEALQAAAPEGISITDQHRSYAVLAVQGPRSADVLAALGLPTDMDYMGYADATYSGVPVRVCRTGYTGEHGYELLPPWDSAPVVFDALVAEVQSAGGQLAGLGARDTLRTEMGYPLHGHELSLDISPLQARCGWAIGWKKDAFFGRDALLAEKQAGPRRLLRGLRATGRGVLRPDLTVLNGAVPVGVTTSGTFSPSLKVGIALALIDTDAGIVDGALVTVDVRGRPLECEVVKPPFVEVKTR